In the Necator americanus strain Aroian chromosome X, whole genome shotgun sequence genome, aagtcgatgaaggtgagacagagcggcatcttgtactctcgtgatacctcgatgagtttcgaaacaatatgaatgtggtcaatcgtgctgaatccttttcgaaaccctgcttgctcgcatggctgtccttcatccaagactttttcaatcctattaaggattactcttgtaaagagcttgtagatgacggacagtaggcagattgggcgatagttgccgatgtcatgtggatctccctttttatacaacaacacggtcttgctggtcttccactgtttaggaaccttgcattccgacagataacgtgtaaagagcctcgccagggtgttgatgagtactggcggaaggctcttcaggtgttctggtcttattctgtcgggaccgggtgccgtacgatttcttaccgacatgatagcatgtcgtatttcggacgggagaacctctggaatgacttgtccatcttccctcagatggtgaggaggcaagtggacatggctgtcgaagagatcagagtagaagtcgtagatgattttctccatcccccttctcgatgcaatggctgttccctttgggttcagGAGAacagtcatccttgtcttgcgactggcgaagtctcgacgggcatagcggatgcttttccccgcctctgcagcttcagccagcacttctgctcttctctatttaaggtcttcctttatcgcctctcggcaaagccttgcgagctcggacgtgagttcttggttccctgcggctcgtgctgctccacgctggcgtatcagctcaagagtttcaagagacaggcgcctcttggtggttttaaaactctcagccttcttcgcgcagtcgtgaaggtgttcgacaagccggtcatattcctcgtcgatgttgtccattgcggaatcttcccaaaagccggctagcgtagcgaagagatcccagttgatggtagtcctgggatttctctctctgaacttggcggctttctctgctctccttgtgaaggaaaatcttcctcgtaggaggcgatggtccgactccgtgtagaactttggcacaacagcgacgtccatcaggcagaaccttttattgacgatgatgtggtctatttcattacggtaccctccaccgggtgactcccacgtccagcgtaaagaagagggcttctgaaattgcgagttcccatggatggtcttagtcgtcatgatgaactcggagagcctctctccctggtcattccattgtaggccgtgggtcccgatgtgaagttcctccggcgttcttcttgggccaaccttagcgttgaaatcgccaactatgaccttgtagaaggcatgatcttcttggtagaacttctccaggtccatatagaaagcttcgacttcttcttcttcgtagcttgatgttggagcgtaaacgacgaagatagtcaaagctggtattgggtcacatcttctcatccgcagacgtccgattcgggtcgtaagttgttcaaaagagtcgatgttctttgccatactcgtgttgacgaggacgccaactccaccaacacctctactgtcgcatgttcctaagaacagttcttctccagtttcatatacggcgttgagagggtgacgtcgtctcgtctcggtcagtccgatgacgtcgtacttgatcttcctggcttgcatcatcagatcttcgatggccgcttccgatgcaagcgtacgtacgttataagtacagatcgccatcctagtccttttccgttttggtagcctacatgactcctgcaaccccgtcctacctggcgctaccgtaccaggctttcctccggaatcaggagactcttttctattactgtgttttgcttaaaaattttaaaacacatgggcaggttgcaagcctctagtcccatgagtttctgggagaactttcgttctcccggtgtggacatgtggagcttatttgttggaggcggctccaaaccgcctcccttgcacctcccagtcacttgattgcaggcttttggccggaccgacgtgcgggatacaaggatgtcatgagtcagtcctggctcagcagaaacagggagtccatcccctgaatccacctgcgtctctgggcgcttttggtccgcgattagccccctatccgccacccggggacgcgccacgtagcctcgcgactaaccggctgtgatccctctagtgaggaaGATATGTGGACGCACAGAAACAggtggaaaaaatgcaaaaatataatatagagaCCGGGAGGATCCAACATGCAAACGCACCTAAACTCAACATACCATCCTCTGTATCACCACTGTTGCTGGAAAAGTTCTTAACCGCACTCTTCATCAAAGaagcgtatcatgaaattttccatgtgtggatctcccttagaaaacatagagttcggatatagattacgagtattaA is a window encoding:
- a CDS encoding hypothetical protein (NECATOR_CHRX.G23994.T1) translates to MAICTYNVRTLASEAAIEDLMMQARKIKYDVIGLTETRRRHPLNAVYETGEELFLGTCDSRGVGGVGVLVNTSMAKNIDSFEQLTTRIGRLRMRRCDPIPALTIFVVYAPTSSYEEEEVEAFYMDLEKFYQEDHAFYKVIVGDFNAKVGPRRTPEELHIGTHGLQWNDQGERLSEFIMTTKTIHGNSQFQKPSSLRWTWESPGGGYRNEIDHIIVNKRFCLMDVAVVPKFYTESDHRLLRGRFSFTRRAEKAAKFRERNPRTTINWDLFATLAGFWEDSAMDNIDEEYDRLVEHLHDCAKKAESFKTTKRRLSLETLELIRQRGAARAAGNQELTSELARLCREAIKEDLK
- a CDS encoding hypothetical protein (NECATOR_CHRX.G23993.T3), whose protein sequence is MTVLLNPKGTAIASRRGMEKIIYDFYSDLFDSHVHLPPHHLREDGQVIPEVLPSEIRHAIMSVRNRTAPGPDRIRPEHLKSLPPVLINTLARLFTRYLSECKVPKQWKTSKTVLLYKKGDPHDIGNYRPICLLSVIYKLFTRVILNRIEKVLDEGQPCEQAGFRKGFSTIDHIHIVSKLIEVSREYKMPLCLTFIDLKKAFDSVEMEAVVEALDNQGVPTQNIKVLRELYSNFTTGIAPFYKNIIIDVKRGGGGGGPTR